One genomic window of Medicago truncatula cultivar Jemalong A17 chromosome 1, MtrunA17r5.0-ANR, whole genome shotgun sequence includes the following:
- the LOC25483725 gene encoding protein NRT1/ PTR FAMILY 1.2 isoform X1, with amino-acid sequence MTMSIYVPLQQEEDPDDEYTNQKMNKEAQYSGDADEMASQPRRRKGGLITMPFIIANEALGNTASLGILPNMILYLMGPYNLHLGQANQILLLSAAAGKFMPVVGAFVADSYLGRFLSVGLGSAVSFLGMALLWLTAMIKPTEGDQSPTSWEMAMLISAFILISIASGGVSCSMAFGADQVNIKDNPNNNRVLEMFFSWYYAFASISAIIALTVIVYIQDHLGWKIGFGVPAALMFLSTLLFFLASPLYVKIQKRTNLFASFGQVIVASYSNRKLPLPPKNSPQFYHHNKDSDLVVPTDKLRFLNKACVIKEFEQDIACDGSRINPWNLCTVDQVEEFKAIVRVIPLWSSGIMMTLSMGSSFGLLQAKTLNRHITSNFEVPAGSLSVINIGTVIIWIVFYDRVLIPLASKIRGKPVKISAKKRMGIGLFLSFLYSVNAAIFETIRRRNANNGVLEMSALWLAPQLCLAGISEAVNFIGQNEFYYTEFPSTMSSVAASLSGLGMAAGSLVSSLLFSIVENTTSRGGKDGWISDDINKGHFDKYSWLIAGISAFNILYYIICSWAYGPAVEELSKD; translated from the exons ATGACTATGTCTATATATGTTCCATTGCAACAAGAAGAAGATCCAGATGATGAATATACCAATCAAAAAATGAACAAGGAAGCTCAATATTCAGGTGATGCTGATGAAATGGCTTCTCAACCACGAAGACGCAAGGGTGGTCTTATCACTATGCCTTTCATCATTG CAAATGAGGCACTTGGCAATACAGCAAGCTTAGGAATTTTGCCCAACATGATATTGTATTTGATGGGACCTTACAACCTTCATCTTGGCCAAGCTAACCAGATACTCCTCTTATCTGCTGCAGCCGGCAAGTTCATGCCTGTGGTTGGTGCTTTTGTTGCAGATTCTTATTTGGGTAGATTCTTAAGTGTTGGATTAGGTTCTGCTGTCAGTTTCCTG GGAATGGCATTGTTGTGGTTAACAGCAATGATCAAACCAACGGAAGGCGATCAATCACCGACATCATGGGAAATGGCAATGTTAATATCTGCCTTTATTCTCATTTCAATTGCAAGTGGTGGTGTTTCATGTTCCATGGCATTTGGTGCAGACCAAGTAAATATAAAAGATAACCCTAATAACAATAGGGTCTTGGAAATGTTTTTCAGCTGGTATTATGCTTTTGCAAGTATCTCTGCCATAATAGCTCTCACTGTAATAGTATATATCCAAGATCATCTTGGTTGGAAAATTGGTTTTGGAGTTCCAGCAGCACTCATGTTTTTGTCCACACTGTTATTCTTTCTTGCTTCTCCTCTTTATGTAAAGATTCAAAAAAGAACCAACTTGTTCGCTAGTTTTGGGCAAGTAATCGTTGCTTCCTATAGCAACCGAAAACTTCCATTACCGCCTAAAAATTCACCTCAATTTTACCATCACAACAAGGACTCAGATCTTGTAGTTCCAACAGATAAACTAAg GTTTCTGAACAAAGCTTGTGTTATTAAGGAATTTGAACAAGATATAGCATGTGATGGTTCAAGAATAAACCCCTGGAATCTATGCACAGTAGATCAGGTAGAAGAATTTAAAGCCATTGTTAGAGTTATTCCATTATGGTCTAGTGGGATCATGATGACCCTTAGCATGGGAAGTTCATTTGGATTGCTTCAAGCTAAAACCTTGAACAGACATATCACCTCCAACTTTGAAGTTCCAGCGGGATCTTTGAGTGTTATCAATATAGGTACGGTAATTATATGGATAGTTTTCTATGATCGCGTTCTTATTCCTTTAGCATCAAAGATAAGAGGGAAACCAGTTAAGATCAGTGCAAAGAAAAGAATGGGAATTggtttgtttttatcttttctctACTCGGTAAATGCAGCGATTTTTGAGACTATAAGGAGAAGAAATGCAAACAATGGAGTGTTGGAAATGTCGGCATTGTGGCTTGCACCTCAACTTTGTCTAGCTGGTATATCTGAAGCAGTCAATTTCATAGGCCAAAATGAGTTTTATTACACAGAGTTTCCAAGTACTATGTCTAGTGTCGCCGCTTCGCTTTCTGGATTGGGAATGGCTGCAGGAAGCTTGGTATCTTCTTTATTGTTCAGCATTGTAGAAAACACTACTTCAAGAGGAGGAAAAGATGGGTGGATTTCTGATGATATAAACAAGGGTCATTTTGACAAGTACTCTTGGCTTATAGCTGGAATTAGTGCCTTTAATATACTCTATTATATAATTTGCAGTTGGGCTTATGGACCTGCAGTTGAAGAGTTAAGTAAGGATTAA
- the LOC25483725 gene encoding protein NRT1/ PTR FAMILY 1.2 isoform X2: MILYLMGPYNLHLGQANQILLLSAAAGKFMPVVGAFVADSYLGRFLSVGLGSAVSFLGMALLWLTAMIKPTEGDQSPTSWEMAMLISAFILISIASGGVSCSMAFGADQVNIKDNPNNNRVLEMFFSWYYAFASISAIIALTVIVYIQDHLGWKIGFGVPAALMFLSTLLFFLASPLYVKIQKRTNLFASFGQVIVASYSNRKLPLPPKNSPQFYHHNKDSDLVVPTDKLRFLNKACVIKEFEQDIACDGSRINPWNLCTVDQVEEFKAIVRVIPLWSSGIMMTLSMGSSFGLLQAKTLNRHITSNFEVPAGSLSVINIGTVIIWIVFYDRVLIPLASKIRGKPVKISAKKRMGIGLFLSFLYSVNAAIFETIRRRNANNGVLEMSALWLAPQLCLAGISEAVNFIGQNEFYYTEFPSTMSSVAASLSGLGMAAGSLVSSLLFSIVENTTSRGGKDGWISDDINKGHFDKYSWLIAGISAFNILYYIICSWAYGPAVEELSKD; encoded by the exons ATGATATTGTATTTGATGGGACCTTACAACCTTCATCTTGGCCAAGCTAACCAGATACTCCTCTTATCTGCTGCAGCCGGCAAGTTCATGCCTGTGGTTGGTGCTTTTGTTGCAGATTCTTATTTGGGTAGATTCTTAAGTGTTGGATTAGGTTCTGCTGTCAGTTTCCTG GGAATGGCATTGTTGTGGTTAACAGCAATGATCAAACCAACGGAAGGCGATCAATCACCGACATCATGGGAAATGGCAATGTTAATATCTGCCTTTATTCTCATTTCAATTGCAAGTGGTGGTGTTTCATGTTCCATGGCATTTGGTGCAGACCAAGTAAATATAAAAGATAACCCTAATAACAATAGGGTCTTGGAAATGTTTTTCAGCTGGTATTATGCTTTTGCAAGTATCTCTGCCATAATAGCTCTCACTGTAATAGTATATATCCAAGATCATCTTGGTTGGAAAATTGGTTTTGGAGTTCCAGCAGCACTCATGTTTTTGTCCACACTGTTATTCTTTCTTGCTTCTCCTCTTTATGTAAAGATTCAAAAAAGAACCAACTTGTTCGCTAGTTTTGGGCAAGTAATCGTTGCTTCCTATAGCAACCGAAAACTTCCATTACCGCCTAAAAATTCACCTCAATTTTACCATCACAACAAGGACTCAGATCTTGTAGTTCCAACAGATAAACTAAg GTTTCTGAACAAAGCTTGTGTTATTAAGGAATTTGAACAAGATATAGCATGTGATGGTTCAAGAATAAACCCCTGGAATCTATGCACAGTAGATCAGGTAGAAGAATTTAAAGCCATTGTTAGAGTTATTCCATTATGGTCTAGTGGGATCATGATGACCCTTAGCATGGGAAGTTCATTTGGATTGCTTCAAGCTAAAACCTTGAACAGACATATCACCTCCAACTTTGAAGTTCCAGCGGGATCTTTGAGTGTTATCAATATAGGTACGGTAATTATATGGATAGTTTTCTATGATCGCGTTCTTATTCCTTTAGCATCAAAGATAAGAGGGAAACCAGTTAAGATCAGTGCAAAGAAAAGAATGGGAATTggtttgtttttatcttttctctACTCGGTAAATGCAGCGATTTTTGAGACTATAAGGAGAAGAAATGCAAACAATGGAGTGTTGGAAATGTCGGCATTGTGGCTTGCACCTCAACTTTGTCTAGCTGGTATATCTGAAGCAGTCAATTTCATAGGCCAAAATGAGTTTTATTACACAGAGTTTCCAAGTACTATGTCTAGTGTCGCCGCTTCGCTTTCTGGATTGGGAATGGCTGCAGGAAGCTTGGTATCTTCTTTATTGTTCAGCATTGTAGAAAACACTACTTCAAGAGGAGGAAAAGATGGGTGGATTTCTGATGATATAAACAAGGGTCATTTTGACAAGTACTCTTGGCTTATAGCTGGAATTAGTGCCTTTAATATACTCTATTATATAATTTGCAGTTGGGCTTATGGACCTGCAGTTGAAGAGTTAAGTAAGGATTAA